One segment of Moorella sp. E308F DNA contains the following:
- a CDS encoding S-layer homology domain-containing protein — MPYHKYLAAVLCLLILFAAAVPAAAAQEITGAGSQGTYLTGQGSDVTAELVTGQTFRGLPYPQKRLAAVRFTDTRGHWAFLPILRLAAQGIVHGRGGGLFAPEAAVTRAEALILLARAAGWEGSAATAAGQAVAAVVPAATWNLLTDREKAFTAEEWQQPAPRQEVAAWVGRALGVSPAASGLYPCLGAFSDGDEVDDELAPMVEAVLQRGLMTGVRAGAFAPRQAMTRGEMAALLDRLDNELAAGRGSRRVEGQVMDRVETWSGNGEKIITLRVATFAGPVINLEIKKDAGGNSLSDFILYKAGRLTLGQELSGGEAVRLILQGEYVLLAESTAMAGSLRGMVLAAGEKELLLVDDQGRQYRYAVSPHLAVESRGYSSDLPLPGQVVSLTVQDGTVTRIVPLDGTGTPAYIPGDTRVVTGYVREAEAGAIVIVDATGNEETFKITGSTTISRAGRAIMLADLKTGDPVKVQVDAAGQALGIQVGNSTGRLGKILKGKLDRINSFDNKIVLRDTSEFYYGAWLPGEPLRVVSLTREAAASLAGTSRDLLVPYGPYTGEVIVVLAGGPQGEVGVKAVKVDASTRLLEGYLDYLSLGGREMLLAGAVDPVAFTRESIIIKNGRQVEAADLELGDYLFTVAAAVPGGRQAVLIFSEDILPSSWRLYRGRVEAVSKEGFELEDVEEMGGQDDRLYDWEETEDYSMEFQLDWEPVIMDESGTLSLDEFVEARFTGKYDGYQAYTLVREEEARGLLVLPRSAVGPTMTSLGRLQEIDPDNGTLTLTAVRDWSPGYSQWQDRDYSLELDARTALVVKGRAMAALEDLLPGDNVYVIHDQKQALVVVAMD, encoded by the coding sequence ATGCCATACCATAAATATCTTGCCGCAGTCCTATGCCTGCTGATATTGTTTGCCGCCGCCGTGCCGGCGGCCGCGGCCCAGGAAATAACCGGGGCAGGTTCCCAGGGGACATATTTAACGGGACAGGGCTCAGATGTAACGGCGGAATTGGTTACCGGCCAGACCTTTCGCGGCCTACCCTACCCGCAAAAGCGGCTGGCGGCGGTGCGCTTTACCGATACCCGGGGCCACTGGGCCTTTTTGCCCATTTTACGCCTGGCGGCCCAGGGCATTGTCCACGGCCGCGGCGGCGGGCTGTTTGCCCCCGAGGCGGCGGTGACCCGCGCGGAGGCTCTGATACTGCTGGCGCGGGCGGCGGGGTGGGAAGGTTCGGCCGCCACGGCGGCAGGTCAGGCAGTTGCCGCCGTGGTCCCGGCCGCGACCTGGAACCTGTTAACGGACCGGGAAAAGGCCTTTACGGCGGAAGAATGGCAGCAGCCGGCCCCACGCCAGGAGGTGGCGGCCTGGGTGGGACGGGCCCTGGGCGTGAGCCCGGCAGCATCTGGATTATATCCCTGCCTGGGCGCCTTTAGCGACGGGGATGAAGTCGACGATGAGCTAGCTCCCATGGTGGAAGCCGTCCTGCAGCGGGGCCTGATGACGGGTGTACGGGCAGGTGCCTTTGCCCCCCGGCAGGCAATGACCAGGGGGGAAATGGCAGCCCTCCTGGACCGCCTCGACAACGAGCTGGCTGCCGGCAGGGGTTCCCGGCGGGTAGAAGGCCAGGTAATGGACCGGGTGGAAACCTGGTCGGGCAACGGGGAGAAGATCATCACCCTGCGGGTAGCTACCTTTGCCGGCCCCGTCATCAACCTGGAGATCAAAAAAGATGCCGGCGGGAACTCCCTGTCAGATTTTATACTCTATAAAGCCGGACGTTTAACCCTGGGGCAAGAGCTGTCCGGGGGCGAGGCCGTCCGGCTCATCCTCCAGGGGGAATACGTCCTCCTGGCGGAAAGCACTGCCATGGCCGGGTCCCTGCGGGGTATGGTCCTGGCAGCCGGGGAAAAAGAACTGCTCCTGGTGGACGACCAGGGCCGGCAGTACCGCTATGCCGTCAGCCCCCACCTGGCGGTAGAAAGCAGGGGGTACAGCAGCGACCTCCCCCTGCCGGGCCAGGTAGTCAGCCTCACGGTCCAGGACGGCACCGTTACCCGGATAGTCCCCCTGGATGGAACAGGTACACCGGCATACATCCCGGGCGACACCAGGGTTGTTACCGGTTACGTGCGGGAAGCAGAGGCCGGTGCGATAGTAATAGTCGATGCGACCGGAAACGAAGAAACGTTCAAAATAACGGGGTCTACGACCATTAGCCGGGCCGGGCGCGCGATAATGCTCGCCGACCTGAAGACCGGTGACCCGGTCAAAGTGCAGGTTGATGCCGCCGGGCAGGCTCTTGGGATCCAGGTAGGGAACAGTACCGGCCGTCTGGGTAAGATATTGAAAGGAAAACTGGACCGGATAAATTCCTTTGACAACAAGATTGTCCTCCGGGATACCAGTGAGTTTTACTACGGTGCCTGGCTGCCCGGTGAGCCCCTACGGGTGGTGAGCCTGACCCGGGAAGCGGCAGCTTCCCTGGCCGGGACTTCCCGCGACCTGCTGGTACCCTACGGCCCCTATACCGGTGAAGTGATTGTAGTCCTGGCGGGAGGTCCCCAGGGTGAGGTTGGCGTTAAGGCCGTAAAGGTGGATGCTTCTACCAGGTTATTGGAAGGCTATCTGGATTATCTTTCCCTGGGGGGCAGGGAAATGCTGCTGGCCGGTGCCGTAGACCCTGTTGCCTTTACCCGGGAGAGTATAATCATTAAAAACGGCCGGCAGGTTGAGGCAGCCGACTTGGAGCTTGGCGATTACCTGTTTACGGTAGCGGCAGCGGTTCCCGGCGGTCGCCAGGCAGTGCTGATCTTCAGTGAAGATATTTTACCTTCCTCCTGGCGGCTCTACCGTGGGCGGGTAGAAGCCGTATCCAAAGAGGGCTTTGAGCTGGAAGACGTGGAAGAGATGGGCGGCCAGGACGACCGGCTTTACGACTGGGAAGAAACCGAGGATTACAGCATGGAGTTCCAGCTGGACTGGGAACCGGTTATCATGGACGAAAGCGGGACTTTGAGCCTGGACGAGTTTGTTGAGGCCCGATTTACCGGGAAGTATGATGGCTACCAGGCCTATACCCTGGTCCGGGAAGAAGAGGCCCGGGGTCTCCTGGTCCTGCCCCGGAGTGCCGTAGGCCCCACCATGACCAGCCTGGGCCGCCTGCAGGAAATAGACCCGGATAATGGAACTTTGACCTTGACGGCCGTCCGGGATTGGAGCCCGGGCTACAGCCAGTGGCAGGATCGTGATTATTCCCTGGAGCTGGATGCCCGGACGGCCCTGGTAGTGAAGGGGAGGGCCATGGCGGCCCTGGAAGACTTGCTCCCCGGCGATAACGTCTATGTCATCCACGACCAGAAGCAGGCCCTGGTGGTA